The Lytechinus pictus isolate F3 Inbred chromosome 10, Lp3.0, whole genome shotgun sequence genome includes a window with the following:
- the LOC135155697 gene encoding octopamine receptor beta-2R-like — protein sequence MADSMALIMPTSTQSTGGPVGDGSSNPDYADRILFSVVFMVISITGITGNTLVILAIILSRKLRTTTNWFVMNLAMVDLLTCVFLIFYAASILSLKVLHYSGWLLAIAFIITFTSMLSLNTHALIGFTSWYLITKNHTKSTNLLSSRNVLIMIILSWILTIVFCGVLFLIGPFSEYTSEFLIGVWIIGHFVIILTVYIKIWRFVAHQEKKMSSNRGDITTAQTDIEVISDTDHTINVANPSETTSSGREGLSIEECGGSSRKLREPQVNRKMITVAKNLLVILIAFMVCFIPYSICLYIPNSSAVEHWLLVLLFFNSCINPIIYARRIRSLREVMVCIVCCRFRSIPMPISFLRSVR from the coding sequence ATGGCAGACTCCATGGCCCTCATTATGCCAACTTCTACTCAGTCAACTGGCGGTCCTGTTGGTGATGGTAGTAGTAACCCGGACTACGCAGATAGAATACTCTTTTCTGTTGTTTTCATGGTGATCAGCATCACTGGAATCACTGGAAACACCCTCGTCATCCTCGCGATCATTCTCTCTCGCAAGTTGAGAACGACCACCAATTGGTTCGTCATGAATCTGGCAATGGTTGATCTATTGACCTGTGTCTTTTTGATCTTCTATGCTGCGTCTATACTGAGTCTGAAAGTACTGCACTACTCGGGTTGGTTGTTAGCCATTGCGTTTATCATCACCTTTACCTCCATGTTGAGCCTAAACACTCATGCACTCATTGGTTTCACCAGTTGGTACCTCATCACTAAGAACCACACGAAGTCTACGAATCTGTTGAGCTCACGGAATGTCTTAATCATGATCATCCTTTCCTGGATTCTAACAATCGTCTTCTGCGGCGTCCTATTCCTGATTGGACCATTCTCCGAATACACAAGCGAGTTTCTCATAGGAGTTTGGATCATtggacattttgtcattattcTGACTGTCTACATAAAGATATGGAGGTTTGTAGCACATCAAGAGAAGAAAATGTCATCCAACAGGGGGGACATTACGACGGCCCAGACTGATATTGAAGTTATAAGTGATACAGACCACACGATCAATGTAGCTAACCCATCAGAAACCACATCTTCTGGAAGAGAAGGTCTATCGATCGAGGAATGTGGTGGATCATCAAGGAAGCTGAGAGAGCCTCAAGTAAACCGGAAGATGATCACCGTTGCCAAGAATCTCTTAGTGATTCTAATTGCTTTTATGGTATGCTTCATTCCTTACTCCATATGTCTGTACATTCCTAACTCATCTGCTGTGGAGCATTGGTTACTGGTACTGCTCTTTTTCAACAGTTGCATCAATCCTATCATCTATGCCAGGAGGATTCGATCATTAAGGGAGGTGATGGTGTGCATCGTGTGCTGTAGGTTCAGAAGCATCCCAATGCCAATCTCTTTCCTTCGAAGTGTGAGATAA
- the LOC129270407 gene encoding alpha-1B adrenergic receptor-like, whose translation MVNESVFPTSSSSPDMAKNNTEEGLSFYSNLNFVHLVVYLIVTLSIAIAGIIGNSIVILAIILSRKLRSTLNFFVLNLACADLLISVCIPCDVANLLLPESREIRFWLYAILTGIAVSLTTHAFIAFTSWYLITTSHARSKNLYTTRNITIMISFTWLFTIIVASIIHAANKAGYYRAIVVEGTYILAHLVVIIVSYLKLWCFVAKQEKNLKLRPNGSKQNNFSVSTMSDNRNGGQSVVDSSSDNTAVEASDLEHCPRTEHEHRSRRKVSTDRQRAERALHRKTKTMAVTKSLLIVLVIFIICFIPYPFTLWLDPHFSSVQPWGVALMFFNSCINPIIYAGKIRGFREVMVCIIGCRCRSMPMPVEWFRKLRDSG comes from the coding sequence ATGGTCAATGAAAGCGTTTTTCCCACTTCATCATCCAGCCCAGACATGGCGAAAAACAACACTGAAGAAGGTCTAAGTTTCTATAGCAATCTAAACTTTGTCCACCTCGTGGTTTATCTTATCGTCACTTTAAGCATCGCCATCGCGGGAATCATTGGTAACTCCATCGTAATTCTTGCCATCATTCTCTCTCGCAAGCTCAGGTCTACTCTAAACTTCTTCGTCCTAAACCTTGCATGTGCAGATCTCTTGATATCGGTCTGCATCCCATGTGACGTTGCAAACCTCCTGCTTCCTGAGAGCAGAGAAATTCGATTTTGGTTGTATGCCATTTTGACGGGTATCGCGGTCAGTCTTACGACTCACGCATTTATTGCGTTCACCAGCTGGTACCTGATCACAACGAGCCATGCCAGATCAAAGAATCTCTACACCACTCGGAACATAACCATCATGATTTCTTTCACATGGCTCTTTACCATAATCGTTGCAAGCATAATACATGCTGCCAACAAAGCGGGCTATTATAGAGCTATTGTTGTTGAAGGTACTTATATATTAGCCCATCTTGTAGTCATCATAGTCAGCTATCTGAAGCTTTGGTGCTTTGTCGCAAAGCAGGAGAAGAACCTAAAACTACGGCCCAACGGAAGTAAGCAAAATAATTTTAGTGTGTCTACGATGAGTGATAACAGGAATGGCGGTCAGTCTGTGGTTGATTCTTCAAGTGACAACACCGCTGTAGAAGCTTCAGATCTTGAGCATTGCCCAAGAACGGAACATGAGCATCGATCCAGAAGAAAGGTTTCCACTGACCGACAAAGAGCAGAACGTGCTCTTCACAGGAAGACAAAGACAATGGCTGTCACCAAAAGCCTTTTAATCGTTCTCGTTATTTTCATCATCTGCTTCATTCCCTATCCTTTCACCTTATGGCTCGATCCACATTTCTCTAGCGTACAACCGTGGGGTGTAGCACTCATGTTCTTCAACAGTTGCATCAATCCCATTATTTATGCGGGAAAGATCCGTGGATTCAGGGAAGTGATGGTCTGTATCATCGGCTGTAGGTGTAGAAGCATGCCGATGCCCGTCGAGTGGTTTCGAAAATTAAGAGACTCTGGATGA